A single window of Colletotrichum higginsianum IMI 349063 chromosome 8, whole genome shotgun sequence DNA harbors:
- a CDS encoding fungal specific transcription factor domain-containing protein, translated as MFNLKFINTTNVPVQKRKIALHACDTCRRRKKRCEHPLGEGESPPPHAIHWRKRGRFADSASSTAAVDEDSPEPAASSAEHFHPQQSPTARRASSAIEARREAGIDDDGASESIHVASSAPPVRGGPEAHVATPASPAARPPRAAAGDRAPRSTSPSLKVDEDSSQHNDDRFVGDLNPEGIFLADSPGTSRGFAESNSVGVWYSRRTDRNSLTTELASAVSVDHAEHQFLAVLPRQEHYDQLKAIYLRDVHRILPVMNVDLLERPTSTISQVLCKQAVCLAAGSNPGAKPYLTLGEHSSEALAYPEFALRLSSAIRKALGLGLVGDRVQAVAILVVLSLYTHFSPDRHLSAELAAQAVNNAQTVGLHLENPPARSEDPAYLTRLFCCVWAMDQLNAAFHGRPVIIHERDLGRNMEACIAEQDSCFRLFLEIIVLLACIIDLYRPAAKNTGCVVMENLPSFDSLVEKAQALGVESRLLASIELLYHGVAILSCRIPIGSTRSDHLSLATTRQSLSAVKITTIVTDFSSSLPHMTFVPYAVSLSLRVAYRELRSSKVPMLTARSRRQLQSTCKILRDLGGMSRSALVMVDLAEQVIQEIDQVCSNALNEQQTGANGPADAPSTPRQEYHAAAGAGPEMGGDSEIENLLSHGEPAAAFDPSLFEGPAGFDVFEFFDPGDLNAIDAILGGHAAPGVGQLDRLL; from the exons ATGTTCAACCTCAAGTTCATCAACACCACAAACGTCCCCGTACAAAAGCGCAAGATTGCTCTACACGCATGTGACACGTGCCGGAGACGGAAG AAACGATGTGAGCACCCGTTGGGCGAAGGGGAGTCGCCGCCTCCGCACGCGATTCACTGGCGGAAGAGGGGGCGGTTCGCCGACTCGGCTTCGtccacggccgccgtcgatgagGATTCCCCGGAACCAGCGGCAAGTTCCGCGGAACATTTTCATCCGCAGCAAAGCCCCACGGCCAGACGGGCCAGTAGTGCCATTGAGGCGCGTCGGGAAGCCGGtatcgacgacgatggcgctTCAGAGTCCATCCACGTTGCCAGCTCCGCGCCTCCGGTACGGGGCGGCCCAGAAGCTCACGTGGCGaccccggcctcgccggctgCCAGACCCCCCCGGGCAGCCGCCGGGGACCGGGCGCCTCGGAGCACCAGCCCGTcgctcaaggtcgacgaggactcCAGCCAGCACAACGACGACAGGTTCGTGGGCGACCTGAACCCCGAaggcatcttcctcgccgacagCCCCGGCACGAGTCGCGGCTTCGCCGAGTCCAACTCCGTCGGCGTCTGGTACTCCCGCAGGACCGACAGGAACAGCCTCACGACGGAGCTCGCGtccgccgtctccgtcgacCACGCCGAGCACCAGTTCCTCGCCGTGCTGCCCAGGCAGGAACACTACGACCAGCTGAAGGCCATCTACCTGCGCGACGTCCACCGCATCCTCCCCGTCATGAACGTGGACCTGCTCGAGAGGCCGACGTCCACGATATCGCAGGTCCTCTGCAAACAGGCCGTCTGCCTGGCCGCCGGGTCCAACCCGGGCGCGAAGCCCTACCTGACGCTCGGCGAGCACTCGTCCGAGGCCCTGGCCTATCCCGAGTTCGCCCTGCGCCTCTCGTCCGCCATCCGCaaggccctcggcctcggcctcgtcggggaccgcgtccaggccgtcgcgatcctcgtcgtcctctcgCTGTACACCCACTTTTCCCCGGACCGGCACCTCTccgccgagctggcggccCAGGCCGTGAACAACGCCCAGACCGTCGGCCTCCACCTCGAGAACCCGCCCGCGCGCTCCGAGGACCCGGCCTACCTGACGCGGCTGTTCTGCTGCGTCTGGGCCATGGACCAGCTCAACGCCGCCTTCCACGGGCGGCCCGTCATCATCCACGAGAGGGACCTGGGCCGGAACATGGAGGCCTGCATCGCCGAGCAGGACAGCTGCTTCCGGCTGTTTCTCGAGATCATcgtcctgctggcctgcATCATCGATCTGTACCGGCCGGCAGCGAAGAACACCGGCTGTGTCGTCATGGAAAACCTCCCGAGCTTCGACAGTCTCGTCGAAAAGGCGCAGGCTCTTGGTGTCGAGTCCCGTCTCCTGG CCTCCATCGAGCTGCTCTACCACGGCGTTGCCATCCTGTCCTGCCGGATTCCAATCGGGTCAACACGATCCGATCACCTGTCGCTAGCAACTACCCGACAGTCCCTTTCCGCCGTCAAGATCACGACCATCGTCACGGACTTCAGCAGCTCGCTGCCGCACATGACGTTTGTGCCGTACGCGGTGTCCCTCTCCCTGCGAGTCGCCTACAGGGAGCTCCGGTCCAGCAAAGTGCCGATGCTGACCGCGAGGTCTCGCCGCCAGCTGCAGTCGACGTGCAAGATCCTCCGGGACCTGGGCGGCATGTCGCGGTCCGCGCTCGTCATGGTGGACCTGGCCGAGCAGGTCATCCAGGAGATCGACCAGGTCTGCTCCAACGCGCTGAACGAGCAGCAGaccggcgccaacggccCCGCGGACGCGCCGAGCACGCCCCGTCAGGAGTACcacgcggccgccggcgcgggaCCCGAGATGGGTGGCGATTCGGAGATCGAGAACCTGCTGTCACACGGCGAGCCCGCTGCGGCGTTCGACCCTTCGCTTTTCGAGGGGCCTGCCGGGTTTGACGTCTTTGAGTTCTTCGACCCCGGCGATCTCAACGCCATCGATGCCATCCTGGGAGGCCACGCGGCTCCGGGCGTTGGACAGCTAGATCGTTTACTGTGA
- a CDS encoding Duf427 domain protein — protein sequence MSKPGQFRADLPELARHLLTNGPHKSQPTSRRVRVILNHTYIVDTTKAIHVWEHVAYPQYYVPTSELRNCSWEDKQDIPSPKDTSAVAAHVIRVTIPGKNGSESVATDRALRFSDDEELGGVLRGMVRLEFGSMDGWLEEETPIYVHPKDPFKRIEVLPSSRPVEVRVAGKTVAKTDFAVHLLETGLPTRYYLPLASVDQAALRKSELVTQCPYKGDAEYYHVVVDGEEHRDLIWYYRLPTHESAGIAGLLCFYNEKVDILLDGELLERPTTFFS from the exons ATGTCGAAGCCAGGGCAGTTTCGAGCCGA CCTTCCCGAGCTTGCTCGGCATCTCCTCACCAACGGCCCTCACAAGAGCCAACCCACTTCTCGGCGCGTCCGTGTCATACTCAACCACACATACATCGTCGACACCACCAAGGCGATCCACGTCTGGGAGCATGTTGCCTACCCTCAGTACTACGTACCCACATCGGAGCTCCGAAACTGCAGCTGGGAGGACAAGCAAGACATCCCGTCGCCAAAGGATACTTCGGCCGTGGCGGCACACGTCATCCGAGTCACCATCCCCGGCAAGAACGGCAGCGAGAGCGTCGCGACCGACCGCGCCTTGAGGTTttccgacgacgaggagctcggcggcgtgctGAGGGGCATGGTACGATTGGAGTTTGGCAGCATGG ATGGATGGCTGGAAGAGGAAACACCCATCTACGTCCACCCCAAAGACCCCTTCAAGCGCATCGAAGTCCTCCCGTCCTCGCGGCCGGTCGAGGTCAGGGTGGCCGGGAAGACCGTCGCCAAGACCGACTTCGCCGTCCACTTGTTGGAGACGGGCCTGCCCACGAGATACTACCTTCCGTTGGCATCGGTCGACCAGGCGGCACTCCGCAAGAGCGAGCTCGTCACGCAATGCCCGTACAAGGGCGACGCCGAATACTACCATGTCGtagtcgacggcgaggagcacAGGGACTTGATCTGGTACTACAGACTCCCGACCCACGAGAGCGCGGGCATAGCCGGTCTGTTGTGCTTTTACAACGAGAAGGTCGACATCCTCTTGGATGGCGAGCTCTTGGAGAGGCCTACAACCTTCTTTTCATAG
- a CDS encoding BZIP transcription, whose translation MAPGGHHDDDAPTPASASSAPPAKVPSEKELARKIRKRELDRRAQRQARERTRNRIAELEALVKELRKDDSTRLSACMEQLAAVTCERDRLLNAFKSIDQTIRNHVPSRLSPQGTGTRTTAAKLPSPAPPPRSLPDPRDVIRDPMLTGLPAHSYAAPIGLLPQTPSSSSLFDAYAYHGSGQGLVGSVPNGLSATRLHASSVDAPSSTSDSQDFVEELDDNDDNDDGDDGDGDEAHDDPRVIVPPPATPCDCGTVRTPTGSSPPKVNVWRAVNQVLAKRCRISRRAHAAEDADDEDIPVRAILEGWEAAAESRPLSRLWKKLRRVDELCFQVCPPTERLAILRMMHLLLQYHSDPTPDRHAKLPTWFLKRPSQAIPHSYAIDFFVWPGVRERFVFGQHHYCNNQFWDLFSPNLHLLWPFEFRDAYKKSVVTGQYQISPMFEQRIADINAWTMGGDFFARFPELVADIPSFQSVLRSLSSPPPPPPPLASPMPQQASLSRLKERGERLLLLEQQAAAEEDQSTQEGMDCTHAMQAFPPGLYSMAPPGFMDDFIPQSFDANGVGSYEPMSGYF comes from the exons ATGGCGCCCGGTGGGCAtcacgacgatgacgcccCCACCCCAGCATCGGCATCCAGTGCTCCGCCAGCCAAGGTTCCCTCGGAAAAGGAGCTCGCCCGCAAGATCCGGAAGCGCGAGCTCGACCGCCGCGCCCAGAGACAGGCCCGCGAACGCACGCGCAaccgcatcgccgagctcgaggctcTCGTCAAGGAGCTCAGGAAGGATGACTCGACAAGGCTGTCGGCGTGCATGGAGCAgctggccgccgtcacctGCGAGCGAGACCGCCTGCTCAACGCCTTCAAGTCCATCGATCAGACGATCCGTAACCATGTGCCGAGCCGTCTGTCGCCACAGGGAACAGGAACCCGAACAACAGCGGCGAAGCTACCATCCCCCGCGCCACCCCCAAGATCCCTGCCGGACCCTCGGGATGTGATTCGGGATCCGATGCTGACGGGGCTCCCGGCGCACTCGTACGCGGCGCCCATTGGCCTGCTGCCCCagaccccctcctcctcctcccttttCGACGCCTACGCGTACCACGGCAGCGGCCAGGGGCTCGTCGGCAGTGTGCCGAACGGACTTTCGGCGACCAGACTGCACGCGTCGAGCGTCGACGCGCCCAGCTCTACGTCGGACAGCCAAGACTttgtcgaggagctcgacgacaacgacgacaatgacgacggcgacgacggcgacggggatGAAGCCCACGACGATCCCAGGGTCATCGTGCCGCCACCCGCGACGCCCTGTGACTGCGGAACGGTTCGGACGCCGACCGGCTCGTCTCCGCCCAAGGTCAACGTCTGGCGGGCCGTCAACCAGGTCTTGGCCAAGCGGTGCCGCATATCGAGGAGGGCGcacgcggccgaggacgccgacgacgaggacatccCCGTGCGGGCGATTCTCGAGGGgtgggaggcggcggccgagtcgAGGCCGCTGTCCAGGCTGTGGAAGAAGCTGCGCAGGGTCGACGAGCTGTGTTTCCAGGTCTGCCCCCCGACGGAGCGGCTGGCCATCCTCCGGATGATGCACCTTCTGCTGCAGTACCACTCCGATCCCACGCCGGACCGCCACGCCAAGTTGCCGACGTGGTTTCTGAAAAG GCCATCGCAAGCAATACCTCACTCCTACGCAATCGACTTCTTCGTTTG GCCCGGCGTCCGGGAGCGTTTTGTCTTTGGTCAGCACCACTACTGCAACAACCAGTTCTGGGACCTCTTCAGCCCGAACCTGCACCTCCTCTGGCCATTTGAGTTCCGCGACGCCTACAAGAAGAGCGTGGTCACGGGCCAGTACCAGATATCGCCCATGTTCGAGCAGCGGATCGCGGACATCAACGCGTGGACCATGGGCGGCGACTTCTTCGCCCGCTTccccgagctcgtcgccgataTTCCCTCCTTCCAGTCCGTCCTCCGGTCCCtgtcgtcaccgccgccgccgccgccgcccctcgCCTCGCCGATGCCGCAGCAGGCCTCCCTGTCCCGGCTGAAAGAACGTGGCGAGCGGCTGTTgctcctcgagcagcaggccgccgccgaggaggaccagTCGACGCAGGAAGGCATGGATTGCACGCACGCCATGCAAGCGTTTCCCCCGGGCCTCTATAGTATGGCGCCCCCGGGGTTCATGGACGATTTTATCCCTCAAAGTTTCGATGCGAACGGGGTCGGTTCGTACGAGCCGATGTCCGGGTACTTCTGA